The Syngnathus acus chromosome 3, fSynAcu1.2, whole genome shotgun sequence genome includes a window with the following:
- the trpm7 gene encoding transient receptor potential cation channel subfamily M member 7 isoform X3, translating to MSQKPWIESTFTKRECVYILPVSKDPHRCLPGCQICRQLVRCCCGRLVRQHAGFTASLANKYSDVRTAESAGGPAPELEEWSVEKHTEASPTDAYGVVNFQGGSHSYRAKYVRLSYDSRPESILKLMLKEWHMELPKILISVHGGVQNFDLHPRIKQVVGKGLIKAAVTTGAWILTGGVNTGVAKHVGDALKEHCSRSSKKICTIGIASWGVIENRSDLIGRDIIAPYQTLLNPLSKLNVLNNLHSHFLLVDDGTVGKYGAEVKLRRDLEKHINLQRIHARIGQGVPVVALIFEGGPNVILTVLDYLQESPPVPVVVCEGTGRAADILAYVHKQTEEGGRLPDGVEVDIIATIKKTFNFSQGDAIHLFQTLMECMKKKELITVFHISSEESQDIDVAILKALLQGTNASAFDQLVLTLAWDRVDIAKNHVFVYGQQLLVSSLEQAMLDALIMDRVDFVKLLIENGVSMHRFLTINRLEELYNTKQPPNNPTLLHLVRDVKQSHLPPNYKITLIDVGLVIEYLMGGTYRCNYTRKRFRIIYNNLHGSNRRSGRHPIGPGSHLRKSHESFSMNADKKEKTRHNHFIKTAQPYKPKLESTKEQNKKRNREEIVDIDDPETRRFPYPFNELLVWAVLMKRQKMSLFFWQHGEENMAKALVACKLCRSMGYEAKKSDVVDDTSEELKEYSNEFGTLAVDLLEQSFRQDETMAMKLLTYELKNWSNSTCLKLAVSSHLRPFVAHTCTQLLLSDMWMGRLNMRKNSWYKVILSILVPPAILLLEYKSKAEMAHIPQSQDDHQMTMEDSENNFQNMTDDIQMDVFKEARSIDPTDTKTDMETHARSRKLPLTRKIYAFYHAPIVKFWSNTLFYLGFLMLYSYVVLVKMPELPSPQEWVVILYIFTSAIEKIREMFMSEAGKISQKIKVWFDDYFNVSDFLAIVSFFIGFGLRLGGGKTFVPGRTVYCLNIIFWYVRLLDIMAVNQQAGPYVMMIAKMVANMFYIVVIMAIVLLSYGVPRKAILYPHEEPSWTLAKDVVFQPYWMMYGEVYAYEIDVCANNSDSSVKSLCTAGVWLTPLLQAVYLFVQYILMVNLLIAFFNNVYLQVKSISNLVWKYQRYHFVMAYHEKPVLPPPFILLCHIYSLLCMCRKRKEQNTYGPKLFLTEEDQKKLHDFEEQCVETYFHEKEDQFHTGSEERIRLTSERVDTMCMQLKEVGNKVNFIKRSLHTLDSQIGHLQDLSVLTVDTLKTLTAQRASEASKVHNQITRELSLSKNMVPSIVPVATDTGPHSKSSVMGKRNYLGSANIADSLFGIGAGGYGTDSSRRVGPGPLAGPGPDPSPERRGLLALRHYAAEAGSSGTSAFVPSAAAISPPEPHSRGHSLTRRRLTRPHEPEYSDSPSSLPNVPSRVAHFHISSTPSQPSGSSHPELALAGPYQQTPDSATVEFGAFIATASGAARPACSPACYAQSGNAQGLEGRGGWASGYVNEAFCDDEGRTASPSRCQTHTRSKEDSVTAAVTGRRPHGRRSRDVSPPPGSCSEGQNCDEAIHAEVQTRGHKDCFDPQGSTPKDTPSPQHSKQLVQPEGQGHIRAVNSYAGFTEFDRSPAFLHPDSTLRKRDRSRVSAEDILFHEDPRGSVPVERVQFKSAQAGSLQPPEEDTLAAPVSLRTPRHTHLGPRKDSIGSPFKPMENYQYSAVERNNLMRLSQSIPFTPVPPRGEPVTVYRLEESSPNTINNSMSSWAQRGLCAKIEFLSKEEMGGGLRRALKVLCTWSEYDILKPGHLYIVKSFLPEVVETWQSIYKEDTVLHLCLREIQQQRAAQKLTVAFNQIRPKPIPYSPRFLEVFLLYCHSAGQWFAIEECITGEFRKFNNNNGDEIAPTNLLEETMLAFSHWTYEYTRGELLVLDLQGVGEILTDPSVIKSGEKGSYDMIFGPANLGDDAIRNFRAKHRCNSCCRKLKLPDLKRNEYTPEQVSTRGAEPRNRTNQ from the exons ATG TCCCAGAAACCCTGGATAGAAAGCACTTTCACCAAGAGGGAATGTGTGTACATACTTCCAGTGTCAAAGGACCCCCACAG ATGCCTTCCAGGATGCCAGATCTGCCGACAGCTCGTCCG GTGCTGCTGCGGGCGTCTGGTGCGGCAGCATGCCGGCTTCACAGCCAGCCTGGCCAACAAGTACTCGGACGTGAGGACGGCTGAGAGCGCCGGCGGGCCAGCGCCGGAGCTGGAGGAGTGGTCGgtggaaaaacacacagaggCCAGCCCCACTGACGCCTATGGTGTCGTTAACTTCCAGGGAGGCTCGCACTCCTATCGAGCCAAG TATGTGCGCTTGTCCTACGACTCTCGTCCGGAAAGCATCCTAAAGCTAATGCTGAAGGAATGGCACATGGAGCTTCCCAAGATCCTCATCTCTGTCCACGGGGGCGTGCAGAACTTTGATCTGCACCCTCGCATCAAGCAAGTGGTGGGCAAGGGTCTCATCAAGGCAGCTGTCACCACGGGTGCCTGGATCCTCACCGGAGGGGTCAACACAG GTGTAGCAAAACATGTCGGTGATGCTCTCAAAGAGCACTGCTCCAGATCATCAAAGAAGATTTGCACTATCGGTATTGCATCCTGGGGAGTGATCGAAAACAGGAGCGACCTCATCGGGAGAGAC ATCATCGCTCCATACCAGACGCTACTCAACCCTCTCAGCAAACTCAATGTTCTCAACAACCTCCACTCGCATTTCCTCCTCGTCGACGACGGCACGGTGGGCAAGTACGGTGCCGAGGTCAAACTGCGGCGGGACCTGGAGAAGCACATCAACCTCCAAAGAATACATGCAC GCATTGGTCAGGGCGTTCCTGTTGTGGCGCTCATCTTCGAGGGCGGTCCCAATGTGATCTTGACCGTGCTGGACTACCTTCAAGAGAGCCCTCCCGTCCCGGTGGTGGTGTGTGAGGGGACCGGCCGAGCCGCTGACATACTGGCCTACGTCCACAAGCAAACTGAGGAAGGCGG CCGCCTACCAGACGGCGTGGAGGTGGACATCATCGCCACCATTAAGAAAACCTTCAACTTCAGCCAAGGCGAcgccattcatctttttcagACTCTGATGGAGTGCATgaagaaaaaggaattg ATCACCGTGTTTCACATCAGCTCCGAGGAGAGTCAGGACATCGACGTCGCCATTCTCAAGGCCTTACTCCAAG GCACAAATGCTTCTGCCTTCGATCAGCTGGTCCTGACCCTGGCCTGGGACCGCGTTGACATTGCCAAGAATCACGTGTTTGTGTATGGACAGCAGCTTTTg gtgAGTTCCTTGGAGCAAGCCATGCTGGATGCACTCATAATGGATCGAGTGGATTTTGTCAAGCTGCTTATTGAAAATGGTGTCAGCATGCACCGCTTCCTGACAATCAATCGTCTCGAGGAGCTTTACAACACA aaacaaCCTCCCAACAATCCAACTCTCCTCCACCTGGTTAGAGATGTCAAGCAG AGCCACTTACCTCCAAACTACAAGATCACCCTAATTGATGTGGGCCTGGTTATCGAGTACCTGATGGGCGGGACTTACAGGTGCAACTACACAAGGAAACGCTTTCGAATCATTTACAACAATCTCCATGGCAGCAATAGG aggtCTGGGCGTCACCCGATAGGCCCGGGCTCTCATTTGAGGAAAAGTCATGAGTCATTCAGCATGAATGCTGATAAGAAGGAGAAGACCAGGCACAACCATTTCATCAAGACTGCACAGCCTTATAAGCCCAAG TTGGAGTCCACCAAAGAGCAAAATAAGAAGCGCAACAGGGAGGAGATCGTGGACATCGACGACCCGGAGACACGGCGCTTCCCCTACCCGTTCAACGAGCTGCTGGTGTGGGCCGTGCTCATGAAGCGGCAGAAAATGTCGCTGTTCTTTTGGCAACACGGCGAGGAGAACATGGCCAAGGCCTTGGTGGCCTGCAAGCTCTGCCGCTCGATGGGCTACGAGGCCAAGAAGAGTGATGTGGTGGACGACACGTCGGAGGAGCTGAAGGAGTACTCAAA TGAATTTGGCACGTTGGCGGTGGACCTGCTGGAGCAGTCCTTCAGGCAGGACGAGACCATGGCTATGAAGCTGCTCACCTACGAGCTGAAGAACTGGAGCAACTCCACCTGCCTGAAGCTGGCCGTCTCCTCGCACCTGCGACCCTTCGTGGCGCACACTTGCACCCAGCTGCTGTTGTCCGACATGTGGATGGGGCGGCTAAACATGCGCAAGAACTCCTGGTACAAG GTTATCCTGAGCATTTTAGTGCCTCCTGCCATCCTGCTGCTGGAGTACAAGTCTAAAGCCGAGATGGCGCACATCCCACAAAGCCAAGACGACCACCAGATGACCATGGAGGACAGCGAAAACAACTTCCAAAACATGACCGATGACATACAAATG GATGTATTCAAGGAGGCCAGGTCCATCGACCCTACGGACACAAAGACTGACATGGAGACGCACGCTCGCTCCCGAAAGCTGCCATTAACCAGGAAAATCTACGCTTTCTACCACGCTCCCATCGTCAAGTTCTGGTCCAACACG CTCTTTTATTTGGGGTTCTTGATGCTCTACTCGTACGTTGTCCTGGTAAAAATGCCCGAATTGCCGTCTCCTCAAGAATGGGTCGTCATCCTATACATCTTTACCTCAGCCATCGAGAAGATTCGAGAG ATGTTCATGTCAGAAGCAGGCAAAATAAGTCAAAAGATAAAAGTGTGGTTCGATGACTACTTCAACGTCTCCGACTTCTTGGCCATCGTGTCCTTTTTCATTGGCTTTGGTTTGAGGCTGGGCGGAGGGAAAACCTTCGTCCCTGGCAGGACAGTTTATTGTCTCAATATCATCTTCTGGTACGTGCGACTCCTCGATATCATGGCCGTCAACCAGCAAGCTGGGCCCTACGTCATGATGATCGCCAAAATG GTGGCCAACATGTTTTACATTGTGGTGATAATGGCCATCGTCCTGCTCAGCTACGGCGTTCCCCGCAAGGCTATCTTGTACCCGCACGAAGAGCCAAGCTGGACGCTGGCCAAAGATGTGGTGTTCCAACCATACTGGATGATGTATGGAGAAGTGTATGCCTATGAAATCGATG tGTGTGCTAACAACAGTGATTCGTCAGTGAAGAGCCTGTGCACAGCGGGAGTGTGGCTGACTCCTCTCCTCCAAGCAGTCTACCTCTTTGTGCAGTACATACTCATGGTCAACCTCCTCATCGCCTTCTTCAA TAACGTGTATCTACAAGTGAAGTCCATCTCCAATCTGGTGTGGAAATACCAGCGCTACCACTTTGTCATGGCCTACCATGAGAAACCGGTCCTCCCTCCACCTTTCATCCTCCTGTGCCATATCTACTCACTCTTATGCATGTGCAGGAAGAGAAAGGAGCAAAACACCTACGGGCCAA AGTTGTTTCTCACAGAGGAAGATCAAAAGAAGCTTCATGACTTTGAAGAACAATGTGTGGAGACGTACTTCCACGAAAAGGAGGACCAGTTCCACACAGGAAGTGAGGAGCGCATACGGCTCACCTCTGAAAG AGTTGACACCATGTGCATGCAACTGAAGGAAGTGGGCAACAAGGTCAACTTCATCAAGCGCTCCTTGCACACGCTGGACTCCCAGATCGGTCACCTGCAGGACCTGTCCGTCCTCACCGTGGACACCCTGAAGACGTTGACGGCTCAGAGGGCGTCCGAGGCCAGCAAGGTCCACAATCAGATCACCCGGGAGCTCAGCCTCTCCAAGAACATGGTTCCCAGTATTGTCCCCGTTGCGACAGACACTGGCCCCCACTCCAAATCCTCCGTGATGGGGAAGCGGAACTACCTAGGCTCGGCGAACATTGCAGACTCTCTTTTTGGGATTGGCGCCGGGGGCTACGGTACCGATAGTAGTCGTAGAGTCGGGCCAGGCCCCTTAGCAGGACCAGGGCCAGATCCGAGTCCGGAGAGAAGGGGCTTGCTGGCGCTCAGACACTATGCCGCCGAGGCTGGTTCCTCCGGCACCAGTGCCTTTGTCCCAAGTGCTGCGGCCATTTCCCCTCCGGAGCCGCATTCCCGGGGCCACTCCCTCACCCGCAGGAGGCTGACCCGTCCACACGAGCCGGAGTATTCCGACTCGCCATCCAGCCTGCCCAACGTGCCCTCGCGTGTGGCACACTTTCACATCAGCAGCACCCCCTCCCAGCCGAGCGGCTCCAGCCACCCGGAGCTTGCTCTGGCCGGGCCTTACCAGCAGACGCCTGACAGCGCCACTGTCGAGTTTGGGGCGTTCATCG CTACGGCTTCGGGCGCTGCTCGGCCTGCCTGCTCTCCTGCTTGCTACGCACAGTCTGGCAACGCACAAGGGTTAGAAGGACGGGGGGGCTGGGCATCGGGGTATGTCAATGAGGCTTTCTGCGACGACGAGGGCCGGACAGCTTCTCCGAGTAGAtgccaaacacacactcgGAGCAAAGAAGATAGCGTCACCGCTGCCGTGACAGGCCGACGGCCCCACGGACGAAGGAGCAGAGATGTTTCTCCGCCGCCAGGCTCCTGCTCTGAGGGTCAAAATTGTGACGAGGCGATACATGCGGAAGTGCAAACAAGAG GACATAAAGACTGTTTTGATCCCCAGGGCTCGACGCCCAAAGATACCCCCAGCCCACAGCACAGCAAACAGCTG GTTCAGCCGGAAGGACAAGGTCATATAAGAGCAGTTAACTCCTATGCAGGTTTCACAGAATTTGACAGGAGTCCTGCTTTTCTCCATCCCGATTCAA CTTTGAGGAAGAGGGATCGTAGCAGAGTCTCAGCTGAAGACATCCTCTTCCATGAGGATCCCCGGGGTTCAGTGCCGGTA GAAAGAGTCCAATTCAAATCAGCCCAAGCAGGCAGCCT CCAACCCCCTGAGGAGGACACATTAGCAG CTCCAGTCTCTCTCCGCACACCTCGCCACACCCACCTTGGACCCAGAAAGGATT CAATCGGGTCACCTTTCAAGCCTATGGAAAACTACCAGTACTCAG CTGTTGAACGTAACAACCTGATGCGGCTGTCACAGAGCATCCCCTTCACGCCGGTGCCCCCTAGAG GAGAGCCGGTGACGGTGTACCGCCTGGAAGAAAGCTCGCCCAACACCATCAACAACAGCATGTCTTCCTGGGCCCAGCGAGGCCTCTGCGCCAAGATCGAGTTTCTCAGCAAAGAGGAGATGGGCGGCGGCCTTCGACGGGCCCTCAAAGTCCTCTGCACCTGGTCCGAATATGACATCCTCAAGCCCGGCCACCTGTACATAGTCAAGTCCTTCCTGCCTGAAGTGGTCGAGACCTGGCAGAGTATCTACAAGGAGGACACCGTTTTGCACCTTTGTCTCAGG GAAATTCAACAGCAGCGAGCAGCGCAGAAGCTGACTGTGGCCTTCAACCAGATCCGACCCAAGCCGATTCCTTACTCGCCAAG GTTCCTGGAGGTGTTCCTCCTCTACTGTCACTCCGCGGGCCAGTGGTTTGCCATCGAGGAGTGCATCACGGGCGAGTTCCGCAagttcaacaacaacaacggcgACGAGATTGCTCCCACCAACCTCCTGGAGGAGACCATGTTGGCCTTCAGCCACTGGACCTACGAGTACACGCGCGGCGAGCTGCTGGTGCTCGACCTGCAGG GGGTCGGAGAAATTCTGACTGATCCGTCGGTAATAAAGAGCGGCGAGAAGGG GTCTTACGACATGATCTTTGGACCCGCCAACCTGGGTGACGACGCCATTAGGAACTTCCGGGCAAAACATCGTTGTAACTCCTGCTGCAGGAAGCTAAAACTTCCCG ATCTGAAGAGGAACGAGTACACACCTGAGCAGGTGTCTACCCGAGGGGCGGAGCCAAGGAACCGCACCAATCAATGA
- the trpm7 gene encoding transient receptor potential cation channel subfamily M member 7 isoform X5, producing the protein MFFYKALKYRDEDEEDGQSQKPWIESTFTKRECVYILPVSKDPHRCLPGCQICRQLVRCCCGRLVRQHAGFTASLANKYSDVRTAESAGGPAPELEEWSVEKHTEASPTDAYGVVNFQGGSHSYRAKYVRLSYDSRPESILKLMLKEWHMELPKILISVHGGVQNFDLHPRIKQVVGKGLIKAAVTTGAWILTGGVNTGVAKHVGDALKEHCSRSSKKICTIGIASWGVIENRSDLIGRDIIAPYQTLLNPLSKLNVLNNLHSHFLLVDDGTVGKYGAEVKLRRDLEKHINLQRIHARIGQGVPVVALIFEGGPNVILTVLDYLQESPPVPVVVCEGTGRAADILAYVHKQTEEGGRLPDGVEVDIIATIKKTFNFSQGDAIHLFQTLMECMKKKELITVFHISSEESQDIDVAILKALLQGTNASAFDQLVLTLAWDRVDIAKNHVFVYGQQLLVSSLEQAMLDALIMDRVDFVKLLIENGVSMHRFLTINRLEELYNTKQPPNNPTLLHLVRDVKQSHLPPNYKITLIDVGLVIEYLMGGTYRCNYTRKRFRIIYNNLHGSNRRSGRHPIGPGSHLRKSHESFSMNADKKEKTRHNHFIKTAQPYKPKLESTKEQNKKRNREEIVDIDDPETRRFPYPFNELLVWAVLMKRQKMSLFFWQHGEENMAKALVACKLCRSMGYEAKKSDVVDDTSEELKEYSNEFGTLAVDLLEQSFRQDETMAMKLLTYELKNWSNSTCLKLAVSSHLRPFVAHTCTQLLLSDMWMGRLNMRKNSWYKVILSILVPPAILLLEYKSKAEMAHIPQSQDDHQMTMEDSENNFQNMTDDIQMDVFKEARSIDPTDTKTDMETHARSRKLPLTRKIYAFYHAPIVKFWSNTLFYLGFLMLYSYVVLVKMPELPSPQEWVVILYIFTSAIEKIREMFMSEAGKISQKIKVWFDDYFNVSDFLAIVSFFIGFGLRLGGGKTFVPGRTVYCLNIIFWYVRLLDIMAVNQQAGPYVMMIAKMVANMFYIVVIMAIVLLSYGVPRKAILYPHEEPSWTLAKDVVFQPYWMMYGEVYAYEIDGSFSSQCVLTTVIRQ; encoded by the exons ATGTTTTTCTACAAAGCCCTTAAATACAGAGATGAAGACGAAGAAGATGGTCAG TCCCAGAAACCCTGGATAGAAAGCACTTTCACCAAGAGGGAATGTGTGTACATACTTCCAGTGTCAAAGGACCCCCACAG ATGCCTTCCAGGATGCCAGATCTGCCGACAGCTCGTCCG GTGCTGCTGCGGGCGTCTGGTGCGGCAGCATGCCGGCTTCACAGCCAGCCTGGCCAACAAGTACTCGGACGTGAGGACGGCTGAGAGCGCCGGCGGGCCAGCGCCGGAGCTGGAGGAGTGGTCGgtggaaaaacacacagaggCCAGCCCCACTGACGCCTATGGTGTCGTTAACTTCCAGGGAGGCTCGCACTCCTATCGAGCCAAG TATGTGCGCTTGTCCTACGACTCTCGTCCGGAAAGCATCCTAAAGCTAATGCTGAAGGAATGGCACATGGAGCTTCCCAAGATCCTCATCTCTGTCCACGGGGGCGTGCAGAACTTTGATCTGCACCCTCGCATCAAGCAAGTGGTGGGCAAGGGTCTCATCAAGGCAGCTGTCACCACGGGTGCCTGGATCCTCACCGGAGGGGTCAACACAG GTGTAGCAAAACATGTCGGTGATGCTCTCAAAGAGCACTGCTCCAGATCATCAAAGAAGATTTGCACTATCGGTATTGCATCCTGGGGAGTGATCGAAAACAGGAGCGACCTCATCGGGAGAGAC ATCATCGCTCCATACCAGACGCTACTCAACCCTCTCAGCAAACTCAATGTTCTCAACAACCTCCACTCGCATTTCCTCCTCGTCGACGACGGCACGGTGGGCAAGTACGGTGCCGAGGTCAAACTGCGGCGGGACCTGGAGAAGCACATCAACCTCCAAAGAATACATGCAC GCATTGGTCAGGGCGTTCCTGTTGTGGCGCTCATCTTCGAGGGCGGTCCCAATGTGATCTTGACCGTGCTGGACTACCTTCAAGAGAGCCCTCCCGTCCCGGTGGTGGTGTGTGAGGGGACCGGCCGAGCCGCTGACATACTGGCCTACGTCCACAAGCAAACTGAGGAAGGCGG CCGCCTACCAGACGGCGTGGAGGTGGACATCATCGCCACCATTAAGAAAACCTTCAACTTCAGCCAAGGCGAcgccattcatctttttcagACTCTGATGGAGTGCATgaagaaaaaggaattg ATCACCGTGTTTCACATCAGCTCCGAGGAGAGTCAGGACATCGACGTCGCCATTCTCAAGGCCTTACTCCAAG GCACAAATGCTTCTGCCTTCGATCAGCTGGTCCTGACCCTGGCCTGGGACCGCGTTGACATTGCCAAGAATCACGTGTTTGTGTATGGACAGCAGCTTTTg gtgAGTTCCTTGGAGCAAGCCATGCTGGATGCACTCATAATGGATCGAGTGGATTTTGTCAAGCTGCTTATTGAAAATGGTGTCAGCATGCACCGCTTCCTGACAATCAATCGTCTCGAGGAGCTTTACAACACA aaacaaCCTCCCAACAATCCAACTCTCCTCCACCTGGTTAGAGATGTCAAGCAG AGCCACTTACCTCCAAACTACAAGATCACCCTAATTGATGTGGGCCTGGTTATCGAGTACCTGATGGGCGGGACTTACAGGTGCAACTACACAAGGAAACGCTTTCGAATCATTTACAACAATCTCCATGGCAGCAATAGG aggtCTGGGCGTCACCCGATAGGCCCGGGCTCTCATTTGAGGAAAAGTCATGAGTCATTCAGCATGAATGCTGATAAGAAGGAGAAGACCAGGCACAACCATTTCATCAAGACTGCACAGCCTTATAAGCCCAAG TTGGAGTCCACCAAAGAGCAAAATAAGAAGCGCAACAGGGAGGAGATCGTGGACATCGACGACCCGGAGACACGGCGCTTCCCCTACCCGTTCAACGAGCTGCTGGTGTGGGCCGTGCTCATGAAGCGGCAGAAAATGTCGCTGTTCTTTTGGCAACACGGCGAGGAGAACATGGCCAAGGCCTTGGTGGCCTGCAAGCTCTGCCGCTCGATGGGCTACGAGGCCAAGAAGAGTGATGTGGTGGACGACACGTCGGAGGAGCTGAAGGAGTACTCAAA TGAATTTGGCACGTTGGCGGTGGACCTGCTGGAGCAGTCCTTCAGGCAGGACGAGACCATGGCTATGAAGCTGCTCACCTACGAGCTGAAGAACTGGAGCAACTCCACCTGCCTGAAGCTGGCCGTCTCCTCGCACCTGCGACCCTTCGTGGCGCACACTTGCACCCAGCTGCTGTTGTCCGACATGTGGATGGGGCGGCTAAACATGCGCAAGAACTCCTGGTACAAG GTTATCCTGAGCATTTTAGTGCCTCCTGCCATCCTGCTGCTGGAGTACAAGTCTAAAGCCGAGATGGCGCACATCCCACAAAGCCAAGACGACCACCAGATGACCATGGAGGACAGCGAAAACAACTTCCAAAACATGACCGATGACATACAAATG GATGTATTCAAGGAGGCCAGGTCCATCGACCCTACGGACACAAAGACTGACATGGAGACGCACGCTCGCTCCCGAAAGCTGCCATTAACCAGGAAAATCTACGCTTTCTACCACGCTCCCATCGTCAAGTTCTGGTCCAACACG CTCTTTTATTTGGGGTTCTTGATGCTCTACTCGTACGTTGTCCTGGTAAAAATGCCCGAATTGCCGTCTCCTCAAGAATGGGTCGTCATCCTATACATCTTTACCTCAGCCATCGAGAAGATTCGAGAG ATGTTCATGTCAGAAGCAGGCAAAATAAGTCAAAAGATAAAAGTGTGGTTCGATGACTACTTCAACGTCTCCGACTTCTTGGCCATCGTGTCCTTTTTCATTGGCTTTGGTTTGAGGCTGGGCGGAGGGAAAACCTTCGTCCCTGGCAGGACAGTTTATTGTCTCAATATCATCTTCTGGTACGTGCGACTCCTCGATATCATGGCCGTCAACCAGCAAGCTGGGCCCTACGTCATGATGATCGCCAAAATG GTGGCCAACATGTTTTACATTGTGGTGATAATGGCCATCGTCCTGCTCAGCTACGGCGTTCCCCGCAAGGCTATCTTGTACCCGCACGAAGAGCCAAGCTGGACGCTGGCCAAAGATGTGGTGTTCCAACCATACTGGATGATGTATGGAGAAGTGTATGCCTATGAAATCGATG gttctttttcttcacagtGTGTGCTAACAACAGTGATTCGTCAGTGA